From the genome of Desulfobulbaceae bacterium:
CTACCGGTTTCTCATCATCTTCTTCCTCAGCGACTGGTACACTGGCCTCAGCCGGTTTCATTTCATCCTCCTCTACCGCTGGCGCCTCCTCTGCTGATGGGGCAACTTCCTCCAAAGGAGATAACTCTTCGAGCGATTCTTCCTCACCCATCGGCACGACCTGCTCCTCCGCTTCCGGCTCCGGTTCCGGCTCCGCTTCCGGCTCCGCTTCCGGCTCCGGTTCTGACTGGGCAGCTTCTTCTTCCTGAGGTTTTTCTTCCTCAGCCGGAACTACCTCAACAGGCGCCGCAGTGACGGCTGATGGCAATTTGACCTTCCGGTCAGAGGAAATAGTCGCGAGCAACCTGCGCAACAGACGCAGCGAAACCTTAAATTCATCGTCCGAGCCGAGTCCAAAAAGACGCTTACCTAAAGAATTACCACTCTCATTACCACTGGCCTGCCAGAAGATCATTCCGGAGTTGACATCAACTAGGCGCAGTGTCAATGCCAATTCCGGATATGAGTTCTGCCCGCGCTGGACAATACCGGCCTGATCGATTGATCCCATCATCAAGGCCTGAACATTAAGGCGCTGCCCTATTCTCTTGATGACCCCTGCATCCATGGGGGCCTTGCTCAAATCAACCGCCTCCTCACGAAAGGCGCTGTCAACCAAGCCCTTATCCACCACATCATACAAACCCTGAGACAAAATTTCGGTAATGGCTATCCCCCGGACCCGCTCAGGAGCATACTGCTCCTTAGTATTATTCTCAAACGGCGCTACCGCCACCTTAAGCACATGGGTCAAATCCACTTCGTCCCGCAGGAACGATTCCATTGTGCTCTTACTCCCACAACCTGAGAGAATAGAAACTGCCAGGATGAAAAAGAAGTATCGTTTATACAAGGTCATTGTGATCGCTCTCCAAATCGTATCGTCATGAACTAATCAAGCTGTAGGAAGAAAAAAATTCCCTTAAAAATTGGTAAACCGGGTATTGACCCGACTGACAACATTCCACTCGTCAGACACTCCACCCCATAGAATCGCGCCACTGGTCATCATGGACAGATACCGGGTAATGGACCAGCGCCAATCAATCGCTGATATATTGGAAGTCTCCGGCGCAAACTCCCGCCGCTGGGTCAACGACAGTTGCATAGTGTCAGTCAAACCAACATCAACACTAGCTGAGGCGGTGGTGGCATCGTCCACACCCCATGAACCATTAATATTACCACGCAAAGCCAGAATATCGGTGAAACGCCAGGTCATGATTGCATCAGAGGCAATGGTTGATCCCTGCCCCGATGTATCACTCACCATAATAGACCAATCTGCTACCAAGCCGGGCACCAACCGGGCAATAAGCCCCACTCGGGTGGATACCGTCTCAGCTTGATTATCGTACAACAGATTATCGCTCTGGGTAACATTAAAATTGAGGCGTCCATTGAGATCCCGATAGAGTTCCGCTATAAACTGAAGGGTATAATTATGGCTGATCGACGTTTTAGTAACGCCCTCATAATACTCAGAAAGAGTGACCCCGACCATTGAATCAACTGAGGGGATGGTGGGAAAACCAACGCTGACCCCATACCCGCGCGTCTCATCATCGATACTTTCGGTTCTCTGCCGGCTGTTCTGGTTGCCACTGACCCGCACTGACCAGTCCGGGTTTGGGTTCCAGCTCAATCCGGAAGAAACCCCGGTGGAAGTCATATCGTAGCCTGCCGAGTTTTCATTCTTCATGTAAGCAACATTAGAGGTAAGCTGTAAATCTGACCTCAATTGCAGGTTCATACTGGCATTGGTCTGATAGGTGTCGTAGGTATTGTTAAGCGCTACGGTTGAACTGCTGGCTGCAATCGCCTGAAATGCTTCAATCTCAGTAAAATTAACCGCTGTAATCGCCGGGTCGTTAACCGCCACCAGTTTCACAAACTCCTTAACCTGGGGAGGAATAACAAACTCAAACCGTTTCTCGAACGTATTATAGACACCTGAAATAGAGGTCTGAACCAAGACCCAATCAATATTATTGTTACTCGTATAAAGATCCCAGGTAAACTGGGCAGAAATTGCTGTGGAAAGGGCTGTCTCCGTGTACAGATAGATTCGGTCGATCTGTTGAAAATTTATCCTAAGCCCTATATTCATAGGATGGACAGGATTGTTAACAGTAACCGCCACACCGTCCCGATCCCCATCAGTCAAAGCTCCATTGACAGAGAGGGTTACAGGATTAGGGACCGCCTCCCCGTGATAGGCAGAAACAGAAACAGGAAGTAGGGCAAAACCACCCACCACCCGAGCCAAGGAATCAGTCTTGACATTGGCGATCTGCTGAGAGAGAGACACCGAACCCTTACCCTGCCAGAAAGAGGCATCGGTTTCTATCCGGGCCAACTGATCCTTGGTCTGGTGTTCATTACCAAAAATCTGATTACTGGATTCGGAGGTGTTATACCGATAAAATACCCGCGCCAACAAGAGATCCCAATCCAGACTTGCTCCTTGGTTAGTCGACTCTGCATCCAATAAGGACGGCGTCAGTGAGTCTTGCTGCCAATTCTGATTAAAATTGAGGTTCACCCCAGGAAGCCACCACACCTGCCGCCCCCAAGCAGAATTCCAGTTAGCAGCCAAAGAGCGGTTGCTCCGGTCTCCGTGGACACTGTCGCTGAACTCTTCGTTGGCAGTTCCAGAGAGGTTAAAAAAAAAGATATCGTTATTGATCAGGTAGGAGAGCGAAGGGATCACATTCTGGCGGGTCGAATCAAAATCGCTTCGACTGGTAGCGCGAAGGGTGGTGTCCATGGACATCAACTCGGTCAGGTCATGCCGGGCAGAATAATCGGCGGTGTAAGCCTCAGCCAGATGCCCTGCACGCTCGCTTGAGTCCTGATAGGTCCAATCAGCGGAAAGCGCCATGGGGCCGGCATGGACTTCAGAGAACGACACATCCCCCAGCCAGAACAGCACAAGTTGCATACAGCAGACATGTTTTTTCCTGAAACGCATCAATCCGGCTACCACCGTCAAGATTCAACATTTTGATTTTGCTTACCATTTACTATTTACCAACTAAGCGGCAGAAGGCAAGAGAGAATCATAATATAATAAAAAACCCCAGGCATATTCTGTCTGGGGTTTCGGCACTCACATCATCCCACTAATTATGGTGTATCCTTGGTCGTATGACAGGCAAAACAGCCTGTTGTATTTGCCCCGGCACCAGCATCCATAAGAGTATAATCCCACCGTAAAGCCGCATCATTTGGCCCGGCATGGGCATAGTGACAGGACAGACACATAACGATCCGTTCATTCGCACTCTCAACAGTAAAATTATTCAAGGCTCCTGTTGCAAGGCTTGTTGCCACGGGCACTGCAGCCTTATAGGTAGCATAGCCCGCATACTCGCCCGTGAGCGGCATTGAAAAATCGACCGGGTGCCGCAGCCAAGGACTCCCGATAGTTGCGCCATCTAAACCATCCGTTGCCGCATCGTTGCCACTATGAAACAGGCCGTGACATTCAGCACAGAAAAAACTCATGGTGTTGGTTCCCGTGGTAGCCGTGGTATCCGCAGCCCCTGCCGCCCTGTTGGCGCCGATATAGACATTATGAGTTAATGCTGTTTCATACTCATAGTCTAGATCTTCTCCCCCGGCGATACCATAAAGAAACCGATAACTTTCCCCCAGTGTACCACCATCAATGACATCGGCTAAACCAGTTGCATTAGCGTGATGCATCGCAGCGGCTACCCCATCATGTCGACCATGACAGCCATAGGTCCCGGCACATGTCAGCCTGTTTGCCCCTCCCCAGGCATCGGGCACTTGCTGGCCAGCAGCTTGAGGACCAGCCGCAGTAGTTGCATAATCTGCCTTCCAGCCCGGAGGATCTGCTGCAAATGCGGGGAGGCCATCAGCCGCCAAAACACCTTCAACCGGATTATGCCCTTTTCTGTCGTTCCCTCCAGCTGCTCTGACATAATAAAAATTTCCCCCTGCCAGCATATCGCCTGGAGCTGCCACGTCAGGATATATAAATGGAGTTGCCCCTCCAACATTATCCCCCTTGTGGCATCCAAGACACCCTCCGGTGAGCAGGTAGTCTCCAGGTGTCGAGGTAATGCCTAGTTTACTGGCATGCATGACATGGCAGTTAGCACAAGGCCCATCAACCGCTGATGCGGTAAGAGGCATCAGCAAGAGCGCTGTCATAAACACCCCCATTATTACTCGAATCATTGATGCTAACTTCATCCATCACCTCCCAAAATTAAAAGATTCCCCAATCAACAACTCAAAAAATCACCTCATCATTACTAGCAACTAATATATAGTTTATATATTAGTCACACTTTTTCACAAATGACAATACTTTCTGATAAATAGCAAAAAAAATCCATGGTTTCCCCCCCCTTAGCCTTAAGGATTCTCCGGACTCACTTGCTGCTGATCACTCTTCACAGGCTGAGCCTGCCAGAGCGTGGACGGTCTCTCTGGAAAATCAGACACTGTCACCCCAAAAACCTGAGCCCGCTGATTAAATAAATCCGCCACCACCACCTGCCCTTGACGGCCCACAACAATATCGACAGGATAGTTAAACCACCCAGCACTCCAACCCAGGCCCCCAAACTCAAAACGGAAGGCGCCGGTAAAATCATAAATCAACACGGTGTGCCGCATATAATCAACGACATAGATACATTTATTCTTTTCGTCAATGGCCAGGGCTCGAGGACGACTCAACTTCCCCTCCGCCCCACCTTTAGTACCAAAGGCAAAAAGGTAGTTGCCTTGTGGATCAAAGACATAGGTTTTCGAGGTTTCCTCGCTCAGCAGAAAGAGATTGCCCAGGCTATCAACAGCGACGTTCCTGATCTTGGCCGTCTTTCCTTGCTGGTCGGCGCCATAAGCCTGATACACGCCTCCCGAGCCGACAGGGACCATCAACCACCGAGAAAAACTACCATCAGCAGACAGCATCAACACCCTTGATGACTCCAAGCCGGTCAAGTATATGGCGCCATCCTTACCAACAGCAATATGAGCAGGAAAGAAATTGGTGATATCAGGCACCCCGGCCAAGCTAATCTCCTTAACCGGCAAAAAAGCGGAATTGATCATTGTCAAACGCGGTGATTGACCTGGACCTCCACTCTGAGGTATCAGAATATTACCCTCGCTGGTAAACACTCCATCCACCGGGGTATTGATTCCCCGCCCCTTACCCAAGGACTCCTGAGGAAAAAAGTCTGGCCCATAAACAATAATCTGACCATCTCCACCGTTAAGCACATAGAGTTCATCGGCTCGTGAATCAAAAAAAAGACCGGACGGCATCCTGAGATGGTCGCCTCGGTCATCTGTGGTGAGAACTGTCACCACCTCATAAGAAAATTCCTCTCTTGCTGCCGCGTCCGCTCCTTTAGCGTCCTCATCGGCTAAAACCCAGGCCGGGCTGACACAAAACATGCTGAGAATCAGACACAAAAAAACCGCGCTCCGTTGCCATCGAACCAGAACCAAGAGCATCATCACCTTATTCATCCTCTACCATCCATAGCCTGAAGGATCCAACGAACAGCGGCCATGAGATCCTCGGCAACATACGCTGGCTGAACTGTTTGAAACGGACCGATATGTTGATTATCACCACGTCCGTATCCGGTGAGCACCAGCACCCCCTGTGCCCCGCAGGCGGCGGCTGCCTTCAAGTCGGACCACCTATCGCCAACAACAAAAGATCTGGACAGATCAAGACCATGCTCCTCTGCAGCGCTCATAAACAAGCCCGTTTTGGGTTTCCGGCACTGACAGGCCAAACGATAGCGCTCTTCCTTGGCCTCCGGATGGTGGGGGCAGATGTAGATGCCATCAAGATGGGCGCCCTCCGCCTGCAGCCGTTGGACCATAACTTCATGAACCACATCCAATAAGGCCTCAGGGAAATAGCCCCGAGCCAATCCGGACTGATTGGTGGTGACGATGACCGGAATCTCTCGTTGGTTCAAAAGACGAATCGCCTCAGCCACCCCCGGAAGCAGGTGAAAGCGGGAAAGATGGTTGATATAGCCCATCTGTTCGTTGATGGTTCCGTCCCGATCAAGAAAAACTGCTGCTTTATTCATATATATAAATGTTAGATGTAGTGTTTAAGGATACAGGGAGCTACCGCTAAAACCGCCCTTCGGCTCCGCTCAGGGAACAGTTTTTTTCACCATCGTTCCCTTGAGCGGAACCGAAGGGGCGAAGCCCCATATTTAACAATTTTCATAATTGCTCAGGTTATCGGTTATCGGTTAGAGATCCCTACAAATGGATTATTACTAATACATATCAGCAACATAGAATGATTTACTACATCTGTTACTCTGTTAACCGTAAACCGGTAACTGATCACCGTCAACCTGGGTAGTCACCAATTTTCCATTCATTATTGTATACAATCACCAAAACTACGATACCTTAAAGTGGCACATTCTGGCAAACAGCAAATAATCAAAGACCAAGCATCAGCTCAGCTATTGACTTTTTTTTTAAGTTAATTCCTCCTTGACCCTTGAAATACCGTACTACAAGTGGTAAATGTAGCTGTTTCAAAATTCACACATCCTTAATCAATGCCACTGGTGCCCGTTTCGGGTTGGCAGCAAGGATGGAGGACTAACCAAAATCGCAAGGAGATCCACCATGTCCCACATTACCATGAAAGAGA
Proteins encoded in this window:
- a CDS encoding HAD family hydrolase, with the protein product MNKAAVFLDRDGTINEQMGYINHLSRFHLLPGVAEAIRLLNQREIPVIVTTNQSGLARGYFPEALLDVVHEVMVQRLQAEGAHLDGIYICPHHPEAKEERYRLACQCRKPKTGLFMSAAEEHGLDLSRSFVVGDRWSDLKAAAACGAQGVLVLTGYGRGDNQHIGPFQTVQPAYVAEDLMAAVRWILQAMDGRG
- a CDS encoding 6-bladed beta-propeller codes for the protein MNKVMMLLVLVRWQRSAVFLCLILSMFCVSPAWVLADEDAKGADAAAREEFSYEVVTVLTTDDRGDHLRMPSGLFFDSRADELYVLNGGDGQIIVYGPDFFPQESLGKGRGINTPVDGVFTSEGNILIPQSGGPGQSPRLTMINSAFLPVKEISLAGVPDITNFFPAHIAVGKDGAIYLTGLESSRVLMLSADGSFSRWLMVPVGSGGVYQAYGADQQGKTAKIRNVAVDSLGNLFLLSEETSKTYVFDPQGNYLFAFGTKGGAEGKLSRPRALAIDEKNKCIYVVDYMRHTVLIYDFTGAFRFEFGGLGWSAGWFNYPVDIVVGRQGQVVVADLFNQRAQVFGVTVSDFPERPSTLWQAQPVKSDQQQVSPENP